The Mangifera indica cultivar Alphonso chromosome 19, CATAS_Mindica_2.1, whole genome shotgun sequence nucleotide sequence aaagatggttccagagttcccacctgagatcctagagttgtatttagatggaCTTGCCgtaaaagaattgtcttcatcgattgggaaagtatcatctctgataagattaagtcttagaaattgttcaaggCTTGAATGTCTTCCAAGTagcctttgtaatttgacatctcttcgaaGGCTTGATCTCTCTGGTTTGTCAAATATAAAGATGGTTCCAGAGTTCCCACCTGAGATCCTAGAGTTGTATTTTGATGGACTTGCAGTAAAAGAATTGTTTTCATCGATTGAGAAAGTATCATCTCTGATAAAattaagtcttagaaattgttcatgccttgaaagtcttccaaacACCATTGATAAGTTGAAATCTCTGAAATATCTTTGTATGTCGGGTTGTTCAAAGCTTGAAAGACTGCCTGATGTCTTGGGAAAGTTAGAGAGCTTGGAAGCAATTGAAGCTAGTGGAATTACTGTTAAAGAGCTGCCTTTAGTTATGGTTGTTCTATCAGCTTTGCAATTTTTAAAGAGATTAGAGTTGAATTACTGCAGTATTACAGAGTTACCCAATAATATTGACAATCTGCCCTTACTCGTAGATCTAGAATTGGAAGGAAACAATTTTGAGAGCATCCCAACAAACATCATGAACCTTTCCAAGTTACAAAGCCTTAACATAAGGTTTTGTGATAGGCTTCAATCCTTACCAAAGCTTCCACGCAATATAAAAGAACTTCTAGCAGATGGTTGCAAATT carries:
- the LOC123203152 gene encoding disease resistance protein RPP2B-like translates to MVPEFPPEILELYFDGLAVKELFSSIEKVSSLIKLSLRNCSCLESLPNTIDKLKSLKYLCMSGCSKLERLPDVLGKLESLEAIEASGITVKELPLVMVVLSALQFLKRLELNYCSITELPNNIDNLPLLVDLELEGNNFESIPTNIMNLSKLQSLNIRFCDRLQSLPKLPRNIKELLADGCKLLKELSGFTNLITPGPDRRSLSLFNCVSLDWDAIRNILSDSILDAYSSKINHFAYKVTPQREVEICYPGSDIPEWFNIQSSGSVIKLPQGSFNEKVLGLAFCFIVEVEDNCDECNFFGVGSTL